In a single window of the Chaetodon trifascialis isolate fChaTrf1 chromosome 19, fChaTrf1.hap1, whole genome shotgun sequence genome:
- the LOC139347384 gene encoding cytochrome P450 2K1-like isoform X1 → MALLDLFLQSSISISLFWTLVVLLLIYLVSSLSFSSQEDKKDPPGPKPLPLLGNLLQLDLGRTYKTLLELSKKYGSVFTVYFGPKKVVVLAGYKTVKEALVNHAEEFGDRDSMQIMDDHCQGHGLLWSNGDSWKEMRRFALTNLRDFGMGKKACEDKIIEECGYLVEVLKAFKGEAFDTTQPMNCAASNIICSIVYGSRFEYDDPEFTSLVYRTNRNIQLAGTPSIQIYNLFPWIGALNNTKKEIMKLASANRQQNSRLFSRLKETLNPQMCRGFVDAFLVRMQDLEKSGINSHFHSENLMMTVFHLFAAGTDTTSTTLRWALLLMAKYPKIQDQVQEELSRVIGSRQARLEDRQSLPFTDAVIHETQRLANIVPMSPHRMSQDINFQGYFIKKGTTVYPLLTSVLYDEDEWEKPHSFYPAHFLDKDGKFVKRDAFMPFSAGRRVCLGESLARMELFIFFTSLMQHFRFTPPPGVSEDELDLTPRMGLTLNPSAHKLCAIPCEQ, encoded by the exons ATGGCATTATTAGATCTTTTTCTCCAATCGTCCATTTCCATCTCCTTGTTTTGGACTCTTGTGGTCCTCCTGCTCATCTACCTTGTCTCCTCATTGAGCTTCAGCTCCCAGGAGGACAAGAAGGATCCTCCAGGGCCAAAACCACTGCCTCTCCTCGGgaacctgctgcagcttgacCTCGGGAGAACCTACAAGACGTTACTGGAG CTTTCCAAGAAATACGGATCAGTGTTCACTGTCTATTTTGGACCCAAAAAAGTGGTGGTCCTGGCTGGATACAAGACAGTGAAGGAGGCACTTGTCAATCATGCCGAAGAGTTTGGAGACAGAGATTCAATGCAAATTATGGATGACCATTGCCAAGGCCATG GGCTTTTATGGTCCAATGGGGATTCATGGAAAGAGATGAGACGCTTTGCCTTGACGAACCTGAGAGATTTTGGGATGGGCAAGAAGGCGTGTGAGGACAAAATCATTGAAGAATGTGGCTACCTTGTTGAAGTATTAAAGGCATTTAAAG GAGAAGCTTTTGATACGACTCAACCAATGAACTGTGCAGCCTCCAATATAATCTGCTCCATTGTATATGGGAGCAGATTTGAGTATGACGACCCAGAGTTTACGTCCCTAGTCTATCGAACGAACAGAAATATTCAATTAGCGGGCACCCCGTCAATACAG ataTATAACCTGTTCCCGTGGATCGGTGCATTGAATAATACCAAGAAGGAAATCATGAAGTTAGCTTCTGCCAACAGGCAACAGAACTCACGACTGTTCAGCCGTTTGAAGGAGACCCTAAATCCACAGATGTGCAGGGGCTTTGTGGATGCCTTTCTGGTCCGAATGCAAGATCTGGAG AAATCCGGGATCAACAGTCACTTCCACAGTGAAAACCTTATGATGACagtttttcatctctttgctGCCGGCACTGATACAACATCAACTACACTGAGATGGGCACTTCTGCTAATGGCCAAGTATCCAAAAATACAAG ACCAGgtccaggaggagctgagcaggGTGATAGGAAGTCGTCAGGCTCGTctcgaggacagacagagcCTGCCCTTCACCGACGCTGTCATCCATGAGACGCAGAGACTGGCCAACATCGTGCCCATGTCACCTCACAGAATGAGCCAAGACATCAACTTCCAGGGTTACTTTATTAAGAAG GGGACCACAGTGTATCCTCTCTTGACATCTGTCCTGTATGATGAGGATGAGTGGGAGAAGCCACACAGCTTTTATCCTGCCCACTTCCTGGACAAAGATGGAAAGTTTGTCAAGCGAGATGCCTTCATGCCTTTTTCTGCAG GACGCAGGGTTTGTCTCGGAGAGAGTCTGGCCAGGATGgagctcttcatcttcttcaccaGCCTCATGCAGCACTTTCGCTTCACTCCTCCACCTGGAGTTTCAGAGGATGAACTCGATCTGACTCCACGCATGGGCCTCACCCTCAACCCTTCAGCTCATAAACTGTGTGCTATTCCCTGTGAGCAGTAG